A DNA window from Arachis duranensis cultivar V14167 chromosome 3, aradu.V14167.gnm2.J7QH, whole genome shotgun sequence contains the following coding sequences:
- the LOC107480353 gene encoding histone chaperone ASF1: MGGCATKPKVSKEDAEAKAKKAPEPEPEPEPESQPEAMEKKIVMVVDDDDDDHDDQSNKRRSLSLLFKQNEDAKVSTENEKHAVEETAKEETKEAAKINEEETAKEDAIPLKKTEESNESSEGVKVGEEQFEEEVGVAVAEEKVIEIDATVTDYHHHHATDVATTHIH; the protein is encoded by the exons ATGGGAGGTTGTGCCACTAAGCCCAAAGTATCAAAGGAAGATGCAGAGGCAAAGGCAAAGAAAGCACCTGAGCCTGAACCTGAACCTGAACCTGAATCTCAACCAGAGGCCATGGAGAAGAAGATTGTGATGGTAgttgatgatgacgatgatgatcaTGATGACCAATCCAACAAGCGACGTTCTCTCAGCTTGTTGTTCAAGCAG AATGAAGATGCAAAGGTTTCCACAGAAAATGAGAAACATGCAGTGGAGGAGACAGcgaaagaagaaaccaaagaagCAGCGAAAATCAATGAAGAGGAGACGGCAAAAGAAGATGCGATACCTTTAAAGAAAACAGAAGAAAGTAATGAAAGCAGTGAAGGAGTGAAAGTAGGagaagaacaatttgaagaagaagttggTGTTGCTGTGGCTGAAGAGAAGGTAATTGAGATTGATGCAACCGTAACagattatcatcatcatcacgcAACAGATGTTGCTACCACTCACATTCATTAG
- the LOC107480325 gene encoding uncharacterized protein LOC107480325, with protein MAEYEGEGVPKETALQALNTIIQLHFEKTLEKKRAIDLQKKELQKLFQLLFIFLSLVFLALSQSPQRLQCRHCWIPITLLSIAHLMFYVSVAQTLRCINGFKYQRRCHKLTLGLATEKLRDMKLRLANTDFVAEDDFEIHYQEPPDSYFGKFKRNWALHFAFLIFIYGFMVSASVVLLCF; from the coding sequence ATGGCAGAGTACGAAGGTGAAGGTGTACCGAAGGAAACAGCACTGCAAGCATTGAACACCATAATCCAGCTCCACTTCGAGAAGACGCTGGAGAAGAAGCGCGCCATTGACCTCCAAAAGAAAGAGCTCCAGAAGCTCTTCCAGCTGCTCTTCATCTTCCTCTCACTCGTCTTCTTGGCACTCTCTCAGTCACCGCAGCGCCTCCAATGCCGCCACTGCTGGATCCCCATCACTCTCCTCTCCATTGCACACCTCATGTTCTACGTCTCCGTGGCACAGACCCTCAGGTGCATCAATGGATTCAAGTACCAGAGGAGGTGCCACAAGCTCACACTTGGCTTGGCCACCGAGAAGCTCAGGGACATGAAGCTCAGACTTGCCAACACTGACTTTGTTGCTGAGGATGACTTTGAAATTCACTACCAGGAACCACCTGACTCCTACTTTGGCAAGTTCAAGAGGAATTGGGCTCTTCATTTTGCCTTCTTGATCTTCATCTATGGCTTCATGGTCTCTGCCTCTGTCGTTCTTCTCTGCTTCTAG
- the LOC107480356 gene encoding protein BOLA2: MGVTKEQVESSLKSKLNPTHLEVVDTSGGCGASFVVEIVSEEFEGKRLLERHRMVNAALEEEMKEIHALSVKKAVTPEQWK, from the exons ATGGGTGTGACGAAGGAACAAGTTGAATCTTCTTTGAAATCCAAACTCAACCCTACTCACCTC GAAGTAGTTGATACATCTGGAGG ATGCGGTGCAAGTTTCGTAGTTGAGATTGTATCAGAAGAATTCGAAGGCAAGAGGCTACTGGAGAGGCATCGAATGGTGAATGCTGCGTTGGAGGAGGAAATGAAAGAGATTCACGCTCTCTCTGTCAAGAAAGCTGTCACCCCAGAGCAGTGGAAATAG
- the LOC107480355 gene encoding fibrillin protein 5 homolog, translated as MAGCHVSPVIFRTLDIMKLQRLAPPENLSRMNTLRIGDRPLWFRPFTIVKVGEQNFGSGLVKDDTLAEKKRELYQAVEGINRGIFGLPSARKFEIESLVQQLESQNPTPEPTLELDKVAGCWRLVYSTITILGSKRTKLGLRDFISLDEFFQTIDIAKSKAVNVVEFSAKGLSLLSGQLSIEASFKIASATRVDINFESSTIIPDQLMHVFRKNYNLLLGIFNPEGWLEITYVDDTMRIGRDNKGNIFVLEKIEDRSRNPQG; from the exons ATGGCCGGTTGTCATGTGAGTCCTGTGATTTTTAGAACCTTGGATATAATGAAGCTTCAAAGATTGGCTCCGCCTGAGAATCTTTCAAGGATGAACACCTTGAGAATTGGTGACAGACCGCTCTGGTTTAGACCCTTCACCATAGTTAAAGTTGGGGAACAAAACTTTGGCTCAGGCTTGGTTAAGGATGACACACTTGCTGAGAAGAAAAGGGAGCTTTACCAGGCAGTGGAAG GAATCAACAGGGGGATTTTTGGACTCCCATCTGCCAGGAAATTTGAAATTGAGAGTTTGGTGCAGCAGCTAGAATCTCAGAATCCAACTCCAGAGCCAACTCTAGAACTAGACAAG GTGGCTGGGTGCTGGAGGCTTGTTTATAGCACAATCACAATTCTGGGATCAAAGAGAACCAAGTTAGGCCTCAGAGACTTTATCTCATTGGATGAGTTTTTTCAAACCATTGACATAGCCAAG AGCAAAGCAGTTAACGTGGTCGAGTTCAGTGCAAAGGGGTTGAGTTTGTTGTCAGGACAGCTTAGTATTGAGGCTTCTTTCAAGATTGCTTCAGCAACA AGGGTTGACATTAACTTTGAAAGCTCCACCATTATTCCTGATCAG TTGATGCATGTATTCCGGAAAAACTATAATCTTCTGTTGGGCATCTTCAATCCAGAGGGATGGTTGGAAATCAC ATATGTTGATGACACCATGAGGATTGGAAGGGACAACAAAGGTAATATCTTTGTGCTGGaaaaaattgaagatagaaGTCGTAATCCTCAAGGTTAA